A single genomic interval of Bos indicus isolate NIAB-ARS_2022 breed Sahiwal x Tharparkar chromosome 5, NIAB-ARS_B.indTharparkar_mat_pri_1.0, whole genome shotgun sequence harbors:
- the H2AJ gene encoding histone H2A.J, whose product MSGRGKQGGKVRAKAKSRSSRAGLQFPVGRVHRLLRKGNYAERVGAGAPVYLAAVLEYLTAEILELAGNAARDNKKTRIIPRHLQLAIRNDEELNKLLGKVTIAQGGVLPNIQAVLLPKKTESQKTKSK is encoded by the coding sequence ATGTCTGGTCGCGGAAAGCAGGGCGGCAAAGTGCGGGCAAAGGCCAAGTCCAGGTCCTCCCGCGCGGGCCTGCAGTTCCCAGTGGGCCGAGTGCACAGACTGCTGCGCAAGGGTAACTACGCGGAGCGAGTGGGCGCCGGGGCGCCGGTGTACCTGGCGGCGGTGTTGGAATACCTGACGGCGGAGATCCTGGAGTTGGCTGGCAACGCCGCGCGGGACAACAAGAAGACCAGGATAATCCCTCGCCACCTGCAGCTCGCCATCCGCAACGACGAAGAACTAAACAAGCTTCTGGGGAAAGTGACCATCGCTCAGGGCGGCGTCCTGCCCAACATCCAGGCCGTGCTGCTGCCCAAGAAGACGGAGAGTCAGAAGACGAAGAgcaaatga
- the H4C16 gene encoding histone H4 produces the protein MSGRGKGGKGLGKGGAKRHRKVLRDNIQGITKPAIRRLARRGGVKRISGLIYEETRGVLKVFLENVIRDAVTYTEHAKRKTVTAMDVVYALKRQGRTLYGFGG, from the coding sequence ATGTCTGGCAGGGGCAAAGGAGGGAAAGGGCTAGGTAAGGGAGGTGCCAAGCGTCACCGGAAGGTCTTACGGGACAACATCCAGGGCATTACGAAGCCCGCAATTCGCCGTCTTGCCCGCCGTGGTGGTGTCAAGCGCATCTCAGGGCTCATCTACGAGGAGACCCGTGGAGTGCTCAAAGTGTTCTTGGAAAACGTGATCCGCGATGCAGTGACGTACACGGAGCACGCCAAGCGCAAGACGGTCACGGCCATGGATGTGGTGTACGCTCTGAAACGCCAGGGCCGCACCCTCTACGGCTTCGGTGGCTGA